In Dromaius novaehollandiae isolate bDroNov1 chromosome 2, bDroNov1.hap1, whole genome shotgun sequence, one DNA window encodes the following:
- the LOC135327299 gene encoding C-C chemokine receptor type 8-like produces MYLLGKGTLEDLETQCWIMDENLTYLLGEESLENLEVNYLSPTFNSSAPYDGSFLYPDLNINCDLENISSFASTFFPVLYSILFVTGLMGNALVVWVLIFFKKITAMTDVYLLNLAISDLLFVFSLPFLVRYSIVGRWTFGNAMCKIISSAYFIGFYSSAFFITIMSIDRYLAIVRSVYALQVRTTAHGIVTSLVLWAVAVLASAPAFLFFQEAGDNNRTMCIPHYPNSNSNGWKIFSNFEVNVLGWLIPLGILIFCYYNILKNLQRCHTRNKYKAMKLVFIVVTVFFLFWTPINIVLFLDSLQNMYIIDDCHTSQRLALAIELAEAFSFVHCCLNPVVYAFVGEKFKKYLCEAFGKYAQFLLICKNYRTFNGHSFDKRSSLHPASSQSSFIDTVL; encoded by the exons ATGTACCTCCTGGGCAAAGGAACTTTAGAGGACTTGGAG ACACAGTGTTGGATTATGGATGAGAACCTGACATACCTGCTGGGCGAAGAAAGCTTGGAGAACTTGGAGGTGA ATTACCTGTCACCAACATTTAATTCCTCTGCACCCTATGATGGCAGTTTCCTCTACCCTGACTTGAACATCAACTGTgatcttgaaaatatttcatcGTTTGCATCTACATTTTTTCCAGTGCTGTACAGCATATTGTTTGTGACAGGTCTCATGGGAAATGCTTTGGTTGTTTGGGTCCTAATATTCTTCAAGAAAATCACTGCCATGACTGACGTGTATCTGCTGAACCTCGCCATCTCAGACCTCCTCTttgtcttctccctccccttcttgGTTCGGTACTCCATAGTGGGCCGGTGGACTTTTGGAAATGCAATGTGTAAAATAATCAGCTCCGCTTACTTCATTGGTTTCTACAGCAGCGCATTCTTCATAACCATCATGAGCATTGACAGGTACTTGGCTATTGTCCGATCTGTGTACGCTCTGCAGGTTCGGACCACTGCACACGGGATAGTTACAAGCCTGGTCCTTTGGGCAGTGGCCGTTTTAGCATCAGCACcagccttccttttcttccaggaAGCGGGTGATAACAACAGGACTATGTGCATCCCGCATTATCCCAACAGTAACAGTAATGGCTGGAAGATCTTCTCTAATTTTGAAGTCAATGTCTTGGGCTGGCTGATCCCCCTTGGCATCCTCATTTTCTGCTACTACAACATCTTGAAAAACTTGCAGAGATGCCATACTCGGAACAAGTACAAAGCAATGAAGCTCGTGTTTATTGTTGTCACtgtgttcttccttttctggaCCCCCATCAACATTGTGCTTTTCCTGGACTCTCTGCAGAATATGTATATCATAGATGACTGTCACACAAGCCAAAGGCTAGCTCTAGCCATAGAGCTGGCTGAGGCTTTCTCCTTTGTCCACTGCTGCCTCAACCCAGTCGTCTATGCTTTTGTGGGTGAGAAGTTCAAGAAGTATCTCTGCGAGGCTTTCGGAAAATATGCACAGTTCCTATTGATCTGCAAAAACTACAGGACTTTCAATGGGCACAGCTTTGACAAGCGTTCCTCTCTGCACCCAGCATCCTCACAGTCTTCTTTCATTGATACTGTCTTATAG